In the genome of Acidobacteriota bacterium, one region contains:
- a CDS encoding molybdenum cofactor guanylyltransferase, protein MSGTGTTSAAILAGGHARRFDGRDKSRLVVEGHPIIVRQLRVLQPLADEIFVVAPDPARFADLGLKVYADRRPGLGAIGGIETALATAGGDRVLVLACDLPFVTEALLAELVARAADGDGAWVRGARGIEPLIACYRRSALAAVDAAIDAGRLAARGLADVLRMREIGPAELDAFGGEVLLLANVNTPADYARVQYGGR, encoded by the coding sequence ATGTCCGGTACCGGCACGACCTCTGCGGCCATCCTCGCGGGCGGGCACGCCCGCCGCTTCGACGGCCGCGACAAGAGCCGCCTCGTCGTCGAGGGGCACCCCATCATCGTTCGACAACTGCGCGTCCTGCAACCGCTGGCTGACGAAATCTTCGTCGTCGCGCCCGATCCGGCGCGCTTCGCCGATCTTGGTCTGAAGGTGTACGCGGACCGCCGGCCGGGCCTCGGCGCGATCGGCGGCATCGAGACGGCATTGGCCACAGCCGGCGGCGATCGCGTGCTCGTGCTGGCCTGCGATCTGCCGTTCGTCACGGAGGCGTTGCTCGCCGAGCTCGTGGCGCGCGCGGCCGACGGAGACGGCGCGTGGGTCCGCGGCGCTCGCGGGATCGAGCCGCTGATCGCGTGCTATCGCCGGAGCGCGCTCGCGGCCGTCGACGCCGCGATCGACGCTGGCCGGCTGGCGGCTCGCGGGCTCGCCGACGTCCTCCGCATGCGCGAGATCGGCCCGGCCGAGCTGGACGCCTTCGGCGGCGAGGTCCTGCTGCTCGCGAACGTCAACACGCCCGCCGACTACGCGCGAGTACAATACGGCGGCCGATGA
- a CDS encoding cation:dicarboxylase symporter family transporter, producing MTLAARVLVGLALGLLLGGVLSAGEHAVTSPILAVLTPIGALFVNLIRMTAIPLVASMLIATLGAIAGADRLGRVTGRALGSATALLAVAALFSALVAAPIFSRLPGDRALLAMDRTPETTAESASFARWIVDLVPQNVVKAAADGAVLPIIVFSVLFGLALARLAEPVRRPLVAVAEGVAATMQAIVGWIMRVAPAGVFALAVPLAARLGASAAGAVLVYVGLVVALTIVAIAVLLYPAGILGSRMPVRRFAAYCAPGQAIGFASRSSLAALPAMIESAERAGLGPTGARFLLPLLASVFHVGAAIQQTVAVLFVARLSDVAIAPWAMVSVVAAVVLATYAVPSVPGGSIIALAPVFTVAGVPIEGIGLLLALDTIPDMFRTTANLTGAMALAAALDPPPRSAP from the coding sequence GTGACGCTCGCGGCTCGCGTGCTCGTCGGGCTCGCGCTCGGCCTGCTGCTCGGCGGCGTTCTCTCGGCCGGCGAGCACGCCGTGACGTCGCCCATTCTGGCAGTGCTGACGCCTATCGGCGCGCTGTTCGTCAATCTGATCCGGATGACGGCGATCCCGCTCGTCGCCTCGATGCTGATCGCCACGCTGGGAGCGATCGCCGGGGCCGATCGTCTCGGCCGCGTGACCGGCCGCGCGCTCGGCTCCGCGACGGCGCTGCTGGCGGTGGCCGCACTGTTCAGCGCGCTCGTGGCCGCACCGATCTTCTCCCGCTTGCCCGGCGACCGTGCGCTGCTCGCCATGGACCGCACGCCCGAAACCACGGCGGAGAGCGCGAGCTTCGCCCGATGGATCGTGGACCTCGTGCCGCAGAACGTCGTGAAGGCCGCGGCGGATGGCGCCGTCCTGCCAATCATCGTCTTCTCCGTGCTGTTCGGACTCGCGCTCGCGCGGCTGGCCGAGCCGGTGCGGCGGCCGCTCGTCGCCGTCGCCGAGGGCGTCGCCGCGACGATGCAGGCCATCGTCGGCTGGATCATGCGAGTCGCTCCGGCGGGCGTCTTCGCGCTGGCGGTGCCGCTCGCCGCGCGACTCGGCGCGTCGGCGGCCGGCGCGGTCCTCGTCTACGTCGGGCTCGTGGTGGCGCTGACGATCGTGGCAATCGCCGTGCTGCTGTACCCGGCCGGCATTCTGGGCAGCCGGATGCCGGTTCGGCGGTTCGCCGCGTACTGCGCGCCGGGCCAGGCAATCGGTTTCGCGTCGCGGTCGTCGCTCGCCGCGCTGCCGGCCATGATCGAGAGCGCGGAGCGCGCCGGCTTGGGCCCGACGGGCGCGCGGTTCCTCCTGCCGCTGCTGGCCTCGGTGTTCCACGTCGGCGCGGCCATTCAACAGACGGTCGCCGTGCTCTTCGTCGCGCGGCTGTCCGATGTGGCGATCGCGCCGTGGGCGATGGTCTCGGTCGTGGCGGCCGTCGTGCTCGCGACCTACGCCGTCCCGAGCGTTCCGGGCGGCAGCATCATCGCGCTCGCGCCGGTCTTCACCGTGGCGGGCGTGCCGATCGAAGGCATCGGCCTGCTGCTCGCGCTCGACACGATTCCGGACATGTTCAGGACGACGGCGAACTTGACCGGGGCGATGGCGCTGGCGGCCGCGCTCGACCCGCCGCCTCGATCAGCCCCGTGA
- the ggt gene encoding gamma-glutamyltransferase produces MPPARGASVPFRASRGMVISANAAASAIGAGVLRDGGNAVDAAVATAFALAVVHPAAGNIGGGGFLLFRPARGEPAAYDFREVAPSSATPTMFLRDGVYDERRHHWSHLAVGVPGTVAGLHAAWRAHGTLAWRRLVMPAVRLARDGFVVSIDLARSLRAVLDDMQPYPASVPQFSKRGVPYEPGDVLVQPDLAKTLQRIADRGPAGFYEGETARLIEREMQRQGGLITQDDLRAYRALVRPVLRGAYRGYDVLTMPPVSSGGVAIIEMLNVLEGYDLARMGAGSAQAVHLIAESMRRAFADRAAELGDPAFNPVMPMARLVSKEYARGLRRTIDPLRASVSSPSSFEWPAVSSETTHLSVVDARRNAVALTYTLEQSYGARIVVPGAGFLLNNEMGDFNAAPGLTIDAGLIGTPPNLAAPGKRMLSSMTPTILARDGTLFMVTGSPGGRTIISTVLLTILNAVDFGMNAQDAVDAGRLHHQWLPDRLTYEPRALSPDTVALLEARGHRVEQGGRQGAAEVIVFDRNADVLEGGLDRRQADGGVGMP; encoded by the coding sequence ATGCCACCGGCGCGCGGCGCGTCGGTGCCGTTCCGCGCGTCGCGCGGCATGGTGATCTCGGCCAACGCGGCAGCGTCCGCCATCGGCGCCGGCGTCCTTCGGGACGGCGGCAACGCCGTGGACGCCGCGGTCGCGACGGCGTTCGCGCTGGCAGTCGTCCATCCGGCGGCCGGCAACATCGGCGGCGGCGGGTTCCTGCTCTTCCGTCCGGCGCGGGGCGAACCGGCGGCCTACGACTTCCGGGAGGTCGCGCCGTCGAGCGCGACGCCGACGATGTTTCTGCGGGACGGCGTGTACGACGAGCGCCGCCATCACTGGAGCCACCTCGCGGTCGGCGTGCCCGGCACGGTCGCGGGCCTGCACGCGGCCTGGCGAGCGCACGGCACGCTGGCCTGGCGGCGCCTCGTCATGCCCGCCGTCCGGCTCGCGCGCGACGGGTTCGTCGTCTCGATCGATCTCGCCCGGTCGCTGCGCGCCGTGCTGGACGACATGCAGCCCTATCCAGCGTCGGTCCCGCAGTTCTCGAAACGCGGCGTGCCGTATGAGCCGGGCGACGTGCTCGTTCAGCCCGACCTCGCGAAGACGCTGCAGCGCATCGCGGACCGCGGACCTGCGGGATTCTACGAAGGAGAGACGGCGCGCCTCATCGAGCGGGAAATGCAGCGACAGGGCGGGTTGATCACGCAGGACGACCTGAGAGCGTACCGCGCCCTCGTGCGCCCGGTGCTTCGCGGCGCCTACCGCGGCTACGACGTGCTCACGATGCCGCCCGTGAGCTCCGGCGGCGTGGCGATCATCGAGATGCTGAACGTGCTCGAGGGATACGACCTCGCGCGGATGGGCGCCGGCTCCGCGCAGGCCGTCCATCTGATCGCCGAGAGCATGCGCCGGGCGTTCGCCGACCGCGCCGCCGAGCTCGGCGACCCCGCGTTCAACCCCGTCATGCCGATGGCCCGGCTCGTCTCGAAGGAGTACGCGCGCGGCCTGCGGCGCACCATCGATCCGCTGCGTGCCTCCGTGTCGTCGCCGTCGAGCTTCGAGTGGCCGGCCGTCAGTTCGGAGACGACGCATCTGTCGGTCGTCGACGCGCGCCGCAATGCCGTTGCGCTCACCTACACGCTCGAACAGTCCTACGGGGCGCGGATCGTCGTGCCGGGCGCGGGCTTTCTGCTGAACAACGAGATGGGCGACTTCAACGCGGCGCCGGGCCTGACCATCGACGCCGGCCTCATCGGCACGCCGCCGAACCTCGCCGCGCCGGGCAAGCGCATGCTCTCCAGCATGACGCCCACCATCCTCGCGCGCGACGGCACGCTCTTCATGGTGACCGGCAGTCCGGGCGGCCGCACGATCATCAGCACGGTCCTGCTGACCATCCTGAACGCGGTGGACTTCGGGATGAACGCGCAGGACGCGGTCGACGCCGGACGCCTCCATCATCAGTGGCTTCCCGATCGGCTGACGTACGAGCCACGGGCGTTGTCACCCGACACGGTCGCGCTGCTCGAGGCGCGCGGACATCGGGTCGAGCAGGGCGGCCGTCAAGGCGCCGCCGAAGTGATCGTGTTCGATCGCAACGCCGACGTGCTCGAAGGCGGGCTGGATCGTCGTCAGGCCGACGGCGGCGTGGGGATGCCGTGA
- the lnt gene encoding apolipoprotein N-acyltransferase: protein MLTARQAPHSAVRVFLLGVAAGMVFYSGTLYWVVQVMEGYGGLPTIVSVAIGGLLAAYLSLYAGLFALLLRAAVQRWGTAGLWWAPWFWVATEWARSTVGGGFPWVLLGTSQTPVLPVAQAASVVGVYGVSLMIAFVSTAAAAVAVSRERVHRRAAAAVAIGLVLAVAAGAARIRTETWTTVGRPLRVGLVQGSVAQERKYDPKFRDEIVQRYLDLSRATIAAGAALVIWPEASTPFYFDLSDVLSAPIRQLAVETKTPFLIGTDEFTPRSGDSPDRYFNSAVLLGPDGRSHGSYRKMQLVPFGEYVPLKQLLFFVGPLVEAVSDFSAGESAVVFDSAGRRLSVAICYESVYPGVARQFVAAGSELLATITNDAWFGRSSAAYQHFNQGAMRAIEQGRYVVRAANTGITGAVDPYGRVLARTDLFVPAAVTVDVRLIDARTIYSRFGDVVVWIALAVSVASIVAGRGRAAGGLSPRAALL from the coding sequence GTGCTCACCGCACGGCAGGCGCCGCACTCCGCGGTGCGCGTCTTTCTGCTCGGCGTCGCGGCCGGCATGGTCTTCTACTCCGGCACGCTCTACTGGGTCGTCCAGGTCATGGAGGGCTACGGCGGCCTGCCGACGATCGTCTCTGTGGCGATCGGCGGGTTGCTCGCGGCGTATCTCTCGCTCTACGCCGGGCTGTTCGCCCTGCTGCTGCGCGCTGCCGTGCAGCGCTGGGGGACGGCCGGGCTGTGGTGGGCGCCGTGGTTCTGGGTCGCGACCGAGTGGGCGCGATCGACCGTCGGCGGCGGATTTCCCTGGGTGCTCCTCGGGACGTCGCAAACGCCCGTCCTGCCCGTGGCCCAGGCCGCGAGCGTCGTCGGCGTCTACGGCGTGTCGCTGATGATCGCGTTCGTCAGCACGGCGGCCGCGGCCGTGGCCGTGAGCCGCGAGCGCGTGCATCGCCGCGCCGCGGCGGCCGTCGCGATCGGGCTGGTGCTGGCGGTGGCCGCCGGCGCCGCACGCATCCGCACCGAGACGTGGACGACGGTGGGCCGGCCGCTGCGGGTGGGCCTCGTGCAGGGATCGGTGGCGCAGGAGCGCAAGTACGACCCGAAGTTCCGCGACGAGATCGTCCAGCGCTACCTCGATCTGAGCCGCGCGACGATTGCGGCCGGCGCGGCGCTCGTGATCTGGCCCGAGGCGTCGACGCCCTTCTACTTCGATCTGAGCGATGTGCTGTCGGCGCCGATCCGGCAGCTGGCCGTCGAGACGAAGACGCCGTTCCTCATCGGCACCGACGAGTTCACACCGCGGTCGGGCGATTCGCCGGATCGTTACTTCAACTCGGCCGTGCTGCTCGGCCCCGACGGCCGCTCGCACGGCAGCTATCGCAAGATGCAGCTCGTGCCGTTCGGCGAGTACGTGCCGCTCAAGCAGTTGCTGTTCTTCGTCGGGCCGCTCGTGGAGGCCGTGAGCGACTTCTCGGCGGGGGAGTCGGCGGTCGTGTTCGACTCGGCGGGCCGGCGTCTCAGCGTCGCCATCTGCTACGAGTCGGTGTATCCGGGCGTGGCGCGGCAGTTCGTGGCGGCGGGCAGCGAGCTGCTCGCGACGATCACCAACGACGCGTGGTTCGGCCGCTCCTCGGCGGCCTATCAGCACTTCAACCAGGGCGCGATGCGCGCCATCGAGCAGGGCCGCTACGTCGTCCGCGCGGCCAACACCGGCATCACGGGTGCGGTGGACCCCTACGGGCGCGTGCTGGCGCGCACCGATCTCTTCGTTCCGGCGGCCGTGACGGTGGACGTCCGGCTGATCGACGCGCGCACGATCTACAGCCGCTTCGGCGACGTCGTCGTGTGGATTGCGCTCGCCGTGTCCGTTGCGTCGATCGTCGCTGGTCGCGGCCGCGCCGCCGGCGGGCTGTCGCCGCGCGCCGCGCTCCTGTAA
- a CDS encoding tetratricopeptide repeat protein, producing the protein MARRVLTFLIAIVLLAAPRAALAQSSRVLVMPFAVEVSPDAPGGAGTAFWLGEASALLLEEQLARRGIGTLTRDERVAGFDRLQLPMSPALTRATMIRAAELMGASHVLFGDVRLGQTLGVRARVVDLAAGQERLPASDSAPLAEIFTLFRRVADRVAETAALRPLPASPSDLSPLSLEAFENYVKGLVAATPAAQQRFLETALRLAPGDPRVLLALWNVYTVQELHEKALAVANAVPATSSFGRKARFGVALSLVALKRLDGAYQELSTLAAQRGSAAIANALGIVQLRRGAPAGSTPASAYFKRAVDQESDNTAYLFNLGYAFALAGNATEALAWLREAVRFDAADGDAHVVMSAVLAANGRQAEAQRELELARVLGATEPVAAGPPSPRIPRNLERLIDQLDVKPSRAVAAAAPAQRDQQETAAFLLARAKTLIAQKDDRRAMAELRRAIYLAPYQDEPHLLLGQLYRRAGQVSDAIDEFKVAVWARESAEAHVALGEALFDAGEKEAARKAADRALVLSPGSAAARALLERIGG; encoded by the coding sequence ATGGCTCGACGGGTCCTGACGTTCCTGATCGCGATCGTGCTCCTGGCCGCACCGCGCGCCGCCCTCGCGCAGAGCTCGCGCGTGCTCGTCATGCCGTTTGCCGTGGAGGTGTCGCCCGACGCGCCCGGCGGCGCCGGCACGGCGTTCTGGCTCGGCGAAGCCTCGGCGCTCCTGCTGGAGGAACAGCTCGCGCGGCGCGGCATCGGGACCTTGACGCGCGATGAACGCGTCGCCGGCTTCGATCGCCTGCAGTTGCCGATGTCGCCGGCGCTGACGCGCGCGACGATGATCCGCGCCGCGGAGCTGATGGGGGCCTCGCACGTGCTGTTCGGGGACGTGCGCCTTGGCCAGACGCTCGGCGTCCGCGCCCGCGTCGTGGATCTGGCGGCCGGGCAGGAGCGGCTGCCGGCGAGCGACAGCGCGCCGCTCGCCGAGATCTTCACGCTGTTCCGGCGCGTGGCGGATCGCGTCGCAGAGACCGCCGCGCTCCGGCCGCTGCCGGCCTCGCCCTCCGACCTGTCGCCGCTCTCGCTCGAAGCGTTCGAGAACTACGTCAAAGGGCTCGTGGCGGCCACGCCCGCCGCGCAGCAGCGGTTCCTCGAGACGGCCCTGCGGCTGGCGCCTGGCGACCCCCGCGTGCTGCTGGCGCTCTGGAACGTCTACACCGTGCAGGAGCTTCACGAGAAGGCGCTCGCCGTGGCCAACGCCGTGCCGGCAACGTCGTCGTTCGGCCGGAAGGCGCGGTTCGGCGTGGCGCTGTCGCTGGTCGCGCTCAAGAGGCTCGACGGCGCGTACCAGGAACTGTCGACGCTCGCCGCGCAGCGAGGAAGCGCCGCGATCGCGAACGCGCTCGGCATCGTGCAGCTTCGTCGCGGGGCGCCCGCCGGATCCACGCCAGCGAGCGCCTACTTCAAGCGCGCCGTCGACCAGGAGTCCGACAACACGGCGTACCTCTTCAACCTCGGGTATGCGTTCGCGCTCGCCGGCAACGCGACGGAGGCGCTCGCGTGGCTGCGCGAAGCCGTGCGCTTCGACGCGGCCGACGGCGATGCGCACGTGGTGATGAGCGCGGTGCTGGCGGCGAACGGCCGGCAGGCCGAGGCCCAGCGCGAACTGGAGCTCGCGCGCGTGCTCGGGGCCACCGAGCCGGTCGCGGCTGGACCGCCTTCGCCTCGCATCCCGCGCAACCTGGAGCGATTGATCGATCAGCTCGACGTGAAGCCGTCGCGCGCCGTCGCGGCCGCCGCGCCGGCCCAACGCGATCAGCAGGAGACCGCGGCATTCCTCCTCGCGCGCGCGAAGACGTTGATCGCGCAGAAGGACGATCGGCGGGCGATGGCCGAGCTCCGCCGCGCGATCTACCTCGCGCCCTATCAGGACGAGCCGCACCTGCTGCTCGGCCAGCTCTACCGGCGCGCCGGCCAGGTGTCCGACGCGATCGACGAGTTCAAAGTGGCCGTCTGGGCGCGCGAGTCTGCGGAAGCGCACGTGGCGCTCGGCGAGGCGCTCTTCGACGCAGGCGAGAAGGAGGCGGCGCGCAAGGCGGCCGATCGGGCGCTCGTGCTCTCGCCCGGATCCGCCGCCGCGAGAGCACTCCTCGAGCGAATCGGCGGATGA
- a CDS encoding gamma-glutamyl-gamma-aminobutyrate hydrolase family protein, which yields MTGRATAAAVHGPPAPVIALAWPKHDYVRALQRAGADPRPLDPAVDLLPGALDGCDGVLLTGGADVDPACYGERDRHPTVQVDEARDAYEIALTHAARDRGLPLLAICRGVQLLNVVAGGTLVQDIPSSGLTTLVHRRPKPPRVKATNQHAVRIAEHTRLASLLGAAADEDVPVNSRHHQCIATVAPGFVVSAVAPDGIVEAIETPSGPFCLGVQWHPENYWRTGRFAELFTGLIEAAGRARPPAPSPRSSSPSS from the coding sequence GTGACCGGCCGCGCGACAGCCGCGGCCGTCCACGGCCCGCCGGCGCCGGTCATCGCCCTCGCCTGGCCGAAGCACGACTACGTCCGCGCGCTTCAACGCGCCGGGGCGGATCCGCGTCCGCTCGATCCCGCGGTCGATCTGCTGCCCGGCGCGCTCGACGGCTGCGACGGCGTGCTGCTCACCGGCGGCGCCGACGTCGATCCTGCATGCTACGGCGAGCGCGATCGCCATCCCACCGTGCAGGTGGACGAGGCGCGCGACGCGTACGAGATCGCGCTCACTCATGCCGCGCGCGATCGCGGCCTGCCGCTGCTGGCCATCTGCCGCGGTGTGCAGTTGCTCAACGTCGTCGCCGGCGGCACGCTCGTGCAGGACATCCCATCGTCCGGCCTCACGACGCTCGTGCACCGCCGGCCCAAGCCGCCGCGCGTGAAGGCGACGAACCAGCACGCCGTCCGCATCGCCGAGCACACCCGCCTGGCTTCCCTGCTCGGTGCGGCGGCCGACGAAGACGTGCCGGTGAACAGCCGGCACCACCAGTGCATCGCGACGGTCGCACCGGGCTTCGTGGTCTCCGCCGTCGCGCCCGACGGTATCGTCGAGGCGATCGAGACGCCGTCCGGACCGTTCTGTCTCGGCGTGCAGTGGCACCCGGAGAACTACTGGCGCACCGGCAGGTTCGCCGAGTTGTTCACGGGGCTGATCGAGGCGGCGGGTCGAGCGCGGCCGCCAGCGCCATCGCCCCGGTCAAGTTCGCCGTCGTCCTGA
- a CDS encoding arginine--tRNA ligase — protein MILPVHAAVRAALTQALHQTFSLAPADLPAIVIETPPRRALGDLAVPIAFELARRLRKAPRAIAQEIAGALGPIAGVARVEAAPNGYLNFYLERAGTIARWLAPADAAPVATGGKIIVEHTAINPNKAAHIGHLRNAALGDTLVRLLRFQGRPVEVQNYIDDTGVQVADVVVGFSSLEGRDVAGVRALIADPAVRFDYYCWDLYARVTEWYAQDRAHLEARSHALHAIEAGGSPLADMAALVADRIVRAHLDTMARMNVAYDLLTWEGDILRLHFWTTAFEQLKATGAVYLQTDGRLKGCWVMPIEDAGAASSDADEADADADQREKVIVRSNGTVTYVGKDIANQFWKFGLLGQDFYYRPFEERDGRTIWATTSTPRDRAGVPSFGRASAVYNVIDTRQSYLQELLKQALDTIGFTEQAARSTHFSYEMVALSHATARTLGYEDTESSGKPFVEVSGRKGLGVKADDLLDRLTARATEEIASRNPDLPADDRARAAEVIATAAVRYFLVKFTRNKIIAFDIDEALSFEGETGPYIQYAVVRANNILAKLAERDGITDADVVRRLPDLDRDAIAAGDDADELWNVVLEAGRLDDTVDAAIRSLELSLVAKFAFGVAQAFNAFYHRQQILREEREAARLWRAAAVLYVKRQLTAALDVMGCGVPVRM, from the coding sequence ATGATTCTGCCCGTCCATGCGGCCGTCCGCGCCGCCCTGACCCAAGCTCTGCACCAGACGTTCTCGCTCGCGCCGGCCGACCTGCCGGCGATCGTCATCGAGACGCCGCCGCGTCGCGCCCTCGGCGATCTGGCCGTGCCGATCGCCTTCGAGCTGGCTCGCCGACTGCGAAAGGCGCCGCGCGCGATCGCGCAGGAGATCGCCGGCGCGCTCGGCCCGATTGCCGGCGTCGCGCGCGTCGAGGCCGCACCGAACGGCTATCTCAACTTCTACCTCGAGCGCGCGGGCACGATCGCGCGGTGGCTCGCGCCGGCCGATGCCGCGCCCGTCGCAACCGGCGGCAAGATCATCGTCGAGCACACGGCCATCAACCCGAACAAGGCCGCGCACATCGGCCACCTCCGCAACGCGGCGCTGGGCGACACGCTCGTCCGGCTGCTGCGGTTCCAGGGCCGGCCGGTCGAAGTGCAGAACTACATCGACGACACCGGCGTGCAGGTCGCCGACGTGGTGGTCGGCTTCTCGTCCCTCGAGGGACGGGACGTCGCGGGCGTCAGGGCGCTCATCGCCGATCCCGCCGTCCGCTTCGACTACTACTGCTGGGATCTGTACGCGCGCGTCACCGAGTGGTACGCGCAGGATCGTGCCCACCTCGAGGCGCGGAGCCATGCGCTCCACGCCATCGAGGCGGGCGGCAGTCCGCTCGCCGACATGGCGGCCCTCGTCGCCGATCGCATCGTGCGCGCCCACCTCGACACGATGGCGCGCATGAACGTCGCCTACGATCTGCTCACCTGGGAAGGCGACATCCTGCGGCTGCACTTCTGGACGACGGCGTTCGAACAGCTCAAGGCGACCGGCGCGGTGTACCTGCAGACCGACGGCCGGCTGAAAGGATGCTGGGTGATGCCGATCGAGGACGCCGGCGCGGCGTCGAGCGACGCCGACGAGGCGGACGCGGACGCCGACCAGCGCGAGAAGGTCATCGTGCGATCGAACGGCACCGTGACCTACGTCGGCAAGGACATCGCCAACCAGTTCTGGAAGTTCGGCCTGCTCGGCCAGGACTTCTACTACCGGCCGTTCGAGGAGCGCGACGGCCGCACCATCTGGGCGACGACCTCGACGCCGCGCGATCGCGCCGGCGTGCCGTCGTTCGGCCGCGCGTCGGCGGTCTACAACGTCATCGACACGCGCCAGTCGTACCTGCAGGAGCTGCTCAAGCAGGCGCTCGACACGATCGGCTTCACCGAACAGGCCGCGCGCTCGACCCACTTCTCGTACGAGATGGTCGCGCTCTCCCATGCCACGGCCCGGACGCTCGGCTACGAGGACACCGAGAGCAGCGGCAAGCCGTTCGTCGAGGTCTCGGGGCGCAAGGGCCTCGGCGTCAAGGCCGACGACCTGCTCGACCGGCTCACGGCGCGCGCGACCGAGGAGATCGCGTCCCGCAACCCCGATCTGCCGGCCGACGATCGCGCGCGCGCGGCCGAGGTGATCGCCACCGCGGCGGTCCGCTACTTCCTCGTCAAGTTCACCCGCAACAAGATCATCGCCTTCGACATCGACGAAGCCTTGAGCTTCGAGGGCGAGACCGGCCCGTACATCCAGTACGCGGTCGTCCGGGCGAACAACATCCTGGCCAAGCTCGCCGAGCGCGACGGCATCACCGACGCCGACGTCGTCCGCCGCCTGCCCGATCTCGATCGCGACGCCATCGCGGCGGGCGACGATGCGGACGAACTGTGGAACGTGGTGCTCGAAGCCGGCCGCCTCGACGACACGGTCGACGCCGCGATCCGTTCGCTCGAGCTGTCGCTCGTCGCCAAGTTCGCGTTCGGCGTGGCGCAGGCGTTCAACGCCTTCTACCACCGCCAGCAAATTCTTCGCGAGGAACGGGAGGCGGCACGGCTCTGGCGTGCGGCCGCGGTGCTGTACGTCAAGCGCCAGCTCACCGCCGCGCTCGACGTCATGGGCTGCGGCGTGCCGGTGCGCATGTGA
- a CDS encoding SPOR domain-containing protein translates to MSDQPVREIQLGGKQLVFLFMASVVVAVAIFLLGVSVGRGVRTASADAAASPTEVALSQSPGASVEMPPATETTPADLQYHDQLQGTGAPPSAAGVEPRGTSSAPTSTAAPASTAVKPAAEPPATPTAQPATPAPSTAAKESTPPPASGGWYVQVNSFRSRENADRQAAQLRSKGYSNAAVAAMAGLYRVRIGPFADRADANRMAARLSKEEGFKPSVQP, encoded by the coding sequence ATGTCGGATCAGCCGGTCCGCGAGATCCAGCTCGGCGGCAAACAGCTCGTGTTCCTGTTCATGGCGTCCGTCGTGGTGGCGGTCGCCATCTTCCTGCTGGGCGTCTCGGTCGGGCGCGGCGTGCGGACGGCGTCCGCCGACGCCGCGGCATCGCCGACCGAGGTCGCGCTCAGCCAGTCGCCTGGCGCGTCCGTCGAGATGCCGCCCGCCACCGAGACGACGCCCGCGGATCTCCAGTATCACGATCAGTTGCAGGGAACGGGGGCTCCGCCGTCCGCCGCGGGTGTCGAGCCTCGGGGCACGTCGTCCGCGCCCACGTCGACGGCAGCGCCGGCGTCGACGGCCGTGAAGCCGGCGGCCGAACCGCCCGCCACGCCGACGGCGCAGCCGGCCACGCCCGCGCCCTCGACCGCCGCGAAGGAATCGACGCCGCCACCGGCCAGCGGCGGCTGGTACGTGCAGGTCAACTCCTTCCGATCGCGCGAGAACGCCGATCGCCAGGCGGCGCAGCTTCGCTCGAAGGGCTACAGCAACGCGGCCGTCGCCGCGATGGCCGGGTTGTATCGCGTGCGGATCGGGCCGTTCGCCGATCGCGCCGACGCCAACCGGATGGCGGCACGGCTCAGCAAGGAAGAAGGGTTCAAACCGTCAGTACAGCCCTAG